A genomic region of Pelodiscus sinensis isolate JC-2024 chromosome 1, ASM4963464v1, whole genome shotgun sequence contains the following coding sequences:
- the ANKRD54 gene encoding ankyrin repeat domain-containing protein 54, giving the protein MVTGSARPLSARPGPKLGGRAGAAGMDGGGGAGGPGADKEPRPPGSGFALPEFGAALRGPPEAPGPASLGYLHVRWQREPAAGKIPARRHRRSARLHSALGPAGKELHALKRLRKSANANDLETVQQLLEDGVDPCAADDKGRTALHFASCNGNDRIVQLLLDHGADPNQRDGLGNTALHLAACTNHVPVITLLLRGGARVDALDRAGRTPLHLAKSKLNILQEGLSQSLEAVRLEVKQIIQMLREYLEHLGQHEQREQLDDLCSRLQMTSTKEQVDEVTDLLANFTSLSLQMQKMEKR; this is encoded by the exons ATGGTTACTGGTTCGGCCCGCCCCCTGTCAGCGCGCCCGGGCCCGAAGCTGGGAGGCCGCGCGGGGGCGGCGggcatggacggcggcggcggcGCTGGCGGGCCCGGGGCGGACAAGGAGCCGAGGCCCCCGGGGAGCGGGTTCGCGCTGCCGGAGTTCGGGGCCGCGCTGCGGGGCCCCCCAGAGGCCCCGGGCCCCGCCTCGCTCGGCTACTTGCACGTTCGGTGGCAGCGGGAGCCCGCGGCGGGCAAGATCCCCGCCCGCCGCCATCGCAGGTCCGCCCGGCTGCACAGCGCTCTGGGGCCCGCGGGCAAAGAGCTCCACG CTCTGAAAAGACTGAGAAAATCTGCCAATGCTAACGATTTAGAAACAG TGCAGCAACTCTTAGAAGACGGGGTTGACCCCTGTGCTGCAGATGACAAAGGCCGTACAGCCCTGCACTTTGCCTCCTGCAATGGCAATGATCGCATCG TGCAGTTGCTTTTGGATCATGGGGCAGACCCAAACCAGAGAGATGGACTGGGGAACACTGCATTGCACTTGG CTGCCTGCACAAACCATGTTCCCGTCATCACCCTGCTGCTGCGTGGAG GAGCCAGAGTTGATGCCCTGGATCGAGCTGGGCGGACCCCGCTGCACCTCGCCAAGTCCAAGCTGAACATCCTGCAAGAAGGGCTCTCTCAGAGCCTGGAGGCCGTGCGCCTTGAAGTGAAGCAG attATCCAGATGTTGCGGGAATACCTAGAGCACCTTGGGCAGCATGAGCAGCGGGAGCAGCTGGATGATCTTTGCTCCAGGTTACAGATGACCAGTACTAAGGAGCAG GTGGATGAGGTCACTGACCTCCTGGCCAACTTCACCTCACTCAGTC